The following are from one region of the Pocillopora verrucosa isolate sample1 chromosome 3, ASM3666991v2, whole genome shotgun sequence genome:
- the LOC131778759 gene encoding uncharacterized protein, with product MIPNSEVKKTLGFAVHISRLPPSKIPLAGEEKLFQVNCRIFRDILLKWPCKEDIKKTLPRSFCKFPSTRIIIDCTETFLQKPTSPSAQRATWSNYKQHYTMKALVGISPTGYFTFVSKLWTGNVSDRYITEKSGLLDKLEEGDSVMADKGFNIRDLLTRKKVALNIPPLCKGKQLSKKAVKSTRAIASVWIHVEHAIGRLKDFRILQGNFLVPMLPIADNIFSVCAALCNLLPPLAK from the exons ATGATCCCGAATTCCGAGGTCAAAAAAACCCTCGGATTTGCAGTGCACATTTCGAGGCTTCCTCCATCAAAAATTCCCTTGGCGGGAGAAGAGAAATTATTCCAGGTGAATTGCCGAA TTTTTCGTGACATTCTCCTTAAATGGCCTTGTAAGGAAGACATTAAGAAAACTTTACCACGGTCTTTTTGTAAGTTTCCTAGCACAAGAATAATAATAGACTGTACTGAGACATTTTTACAAAAGCCAACATCCCCTAGTGCCCAGAGGGCCACCTGGAGTAACTATAAACAGCACTACACAATGAAAGCACTAGTGGGAATCTCACCTACAGGTTATTTCACCTTTGTTTCTAAACTATGGACTGGAAATGTCAGCGATAGATATATTACTGAAAAAAGTGGTCTATTAGACAAACTTGAAGAGGGGGATTCTGTTATGGCAGACAAAGGCTTCAACATCAGGGATCTGCTTACAAGAAAGAAAGTAGCACTTAATATCCCACCACTTTGCAAAG GAAAGCAACTGTCTAAGAAGGCAGTAAAATCTACCCGTGCCATTGCCAGTGTTTGGATCCATGTAGAACATGCCATTGGACGACTTAAGGACTTTAGAATTCTACAAGGGAACTTTCTTGTTCCAATGCTGCCCATTGCTGACAACATTTTTAGTGTGTGTGCTGCTCTGTGCAATTTGCTACCACCCCTGGCTAAATAA